TGGGCGCCCCACCACAGTCCTGCCTCTGAGGAGCTCGTTACGTAACAGTCCATACTCAGCATTCGGCTAGTGCATACAGTGCAGAGATGAAAGAGTCAACATCTTCATTCTCTCCTAGGACACACATATTGAACTTTGCCAGCTCATACAATGCATTTCTCTTCACAATGAAGTCATTCTGGAAAGCATTTCGGACTAGTATATACTGTCTTTCTGCACCTGCAGTGAGTGACCGTGAACCCACACAGCATGTCATCTGCTTCGTCTGCCAGAGAGTATTGCTCTGGTTTTACCATAAGCTAGCATGCACACCACTTGCAAGAGGAACTCTCTCAAACCTCCGTATCAATATAGGCCACTCCTACAGTCTTGTGAAGCCAAACTCTCGGGTGGCTGTGTGCTGAAGGTTGTACTTGGCCCAGTTGTGGTTGGGACGCCGCCGCCCTCTCTTCACCGAGGTTCTGTCTGCATGCCTGTCTCAGCCTCAGGCACGCTGttaaaaacagtttaaacagACCAGCGCTTGAGACGGCAAGACGTCCAGACAGCGCTGGTCCCTCACATCCACACAGCACTTTTGACACCATGGCagcttatatatatatattcaccTGAGCCCGGCTGTAAGTTTAGCTTATTAGCTCTGAACACAGCCACCACAAGCTAGCCTGGCCTACAACCATGATGTCATCACGCCATCACTCTCACTACCTGTACTGTCACAGGATTACAGCAGTATCATCTCAGTGGTTGTTGTGGGAACAGTGGTTGTTGTGGGAACAGTGGTCTTTGTGGGAACAGTTGTCATCGTGGGAACAGAGGTCATTGTGGAAACAGTGGTTGATGTGGGAACAGTGGTCAATGAGGGAACAGTGGTTGTTTTGGGAACAGTAGTCGATGAGGGAACAGTGGTTGATGTGGGAACAGTGGTCGATGAGGGAACAGTGGTCGATGTGGGAACAGTGGTCGATGTGGGAACAGTGGTTGATGTGGGAACAGTGGTCGATGAGGGAACAGTGGTTGATGTGGGAACAGGGGTCGATGAGGGAACAGTGGTTGATGTGGGAACAGTGGTTGATGAGGGAACAGTGGTTGATGTGGGAACAGTGGTCGATAAGGGAACAGTGGTTGATGTGGGAACAGGGGTCGATGAGGGAACAGTGGTTGATTTGAGAACAGTGGTCGATGTGGAAACAGTGGTTGATGTGGGAACAGTGGTCGATGAGGGAACAGTGGTTGATGTGGGAACAGGGGTCGATGAGGGAACAGTGGTTGATGTGGGAACAGTGGTCGATGAGGGAACAGTGGTTGATGTGGGAACAGTGGTCGATGTGGGAACAGTGGTTGATGTGGGAACAGGGGTCGATGAGGGAACAGTGGTTGATTTGAGAACAGTGGTCGATGCGggaacaatcaatcaatcaaattttatttctaaagcgccttccaactgccaaacggagcacaaggcgcttaacagagtaaaacaaaataaataagtaaaaacactttaagacacaaagtactaaaaggggctaaacatcaaacgctaaatgaaaaggtgcgttttcagatgacatttaaaaacattaagtgcagtgatagactttaaatccagaggaagagagttccagagcttcgggccaagaacagcaaaagagcggtcaccaaacttctatatctcgccctggggacaaccaaggaggtgtggcttgacgagcgtagagtcctggcaggttgataaatttgcaacagctctgagatgtaagggggggcatacccattagtagccataaacacaaacaccagaatcttgtactggactcggaaccgcaccggaagccagtggagagcttgaaggaccggagtaatgtgtgagtattttgaggagttggagatgagacgagctgctgcgttctgaaccaactgaagtttatggaggagtgagagattcagtccagcgtaaagggcgttacaatagtcaagtcttgagctgatgagagcatgagcggccttctctaaatctgcccgagacaagaatggcttaactctgctcagaagccttagttggaaaaagcccgccctcacaacagaactgatctgcttttcaaagttaagtTCATTatcaaaaatcacacccagattcctcacagcagaagcaaattgtggggtggatgaaccaaaatctggggaactgtgggttgggtcagaactgaagtggatatattcagtcttttccccattcaaatgaaggaaattctgtgACAACCACTGTTTGATGGTGTGGAGACAGTTATTGAGGGGATCTAACGCAGAGCGATCATTATagataactggaagataaatctggagatcgtctgcataaaagtgaaattggatgttgtgactggagaTAAGTCGACCAAGCGGtagcatatataatgaaaacagaatgggaccaagaatagagccttgaggcactccagacgagagaggagcagcagaagacgcAAACTCATTTATATGTACCGTGAAGGATCTGTTTGAGAGATAGGAGGAAAACCACTTGAGAACCGCACCCTGCAGGCCTAcagtgtgttgaagtctggaaatgaggatggaatGATCCACGGTATCAAAGGCAGCGGTAAGATCTAATAACACCAAGACAACAGAACTTCTGTTGTCTAGAGCTGTCAATATATCATTATGGACCCTCAACAACGCAGACTCGGTGCTATGTCTCGACCTGAAGCCTGATTGAAATTTGTCCGCAATGCCATTAGAATTAaggtgagagagaagctgcgaaaaaacaagcttctccaTCAGTTTGGACAAAAAAGGCAGGTGAGAGATAGGACGGAAGTTAGATAAGAGGGAGGGATCCAGACCGGGTTTTTTAAGCAATGGTTTTACGATGGCGTGcttgagagcagctggcacaatgcccaaactaaaacagctgtttatgaaGGAAACAAGGCATGGGCCTAAGATGTCAACAGCTTCCTTCATAATATGAGTAGGGACAGTGTCTAGTGCACAAGTTGTCGACTTCAACCCCTGGACAGCTATTTTGAGGTCCACAAGAGTAACAGGGTCaaaactctcaaacacacattgtgcagcagaAATGGATGTGAAGGCCGTAGGAACAGGTGTAATCGCTTGCCTAATAGACATAACTTTGTCCAAAAAATATTGCTTAAAAGCATTGCAGGTTTGTTCAGAAACGGTGGTTGATGTGGGAACAGCGGTCGATGCGGGAACAGTGGTTGATGTGGGAACAGCAGTCGATGAGGGAACAGTGGTTGATGTGGGAACAGCAGTCGATGAGGGAACAGTGGTTGATGTGGGAACAGTGGTTGATTTGAAAACAGTGGTCGATGTGGGAACAGTGGTCGATGAGGGAACAGTGGTTGATGTGGGAACAGGGGTCGATGAGGGGACAGTGGTTGATGTGGGAACGGGGTCGTCCTGAGAACATTATGGGAATTGTTGTGATTTTGGTGGTTGGCTGAGCTACGGTAGTAACAGTTGTCATGGTaacagtggaggtggaggaggtgcgaGCCCAAATTCTCGGCCTTTATAGTTTCATGATAAATGACCTGTTCTAATCACAAAGATCAACTTTCTGCTATTGCTGAGGTTGTGGTTGTttcgtttgtttttctctggttattttttgtgctatttttgtttttaattttgttttatttttgtttttgtgttgatattttgaggttgtttctgtaaagtcatttttaggtttgtttgtttttttgtttgtgataTATGCTACTGTTTCTTTTGCTGTGCATTGTTGTGATAGTTGTTGTTGTACTAATTGGattgtttacatatttattgttgttgtctgtgctgttgctgtttgtgtgttactTTGACAGCCTTCCATCTCTGCAGCTCAACCATGGCGATGCCAAGGGTCTTTCTTCATGTGATCGTAGAAAGAAACCCACCAATCAGAGGAgacatcctgtgtgtgtgtgtgtgtgtgtgtgtgatacttGCCGCTGCTGAACTGTGTTTTTGAGGTATACATCCTGAGTGAGAGCAGCTGTGAGACACGTAGACTGGAACCAGGCTGACTGGACGATGGAGGGAAGAcgtgttctgcagctgctctgtaaGAACTGTTCTCCACAGgttctcctgtctcctccaccTGAGAACCTCAgaccagctcctctctctctgcaggtctgacctTCACTCTCATCTCCACCACTCTGCCATCTCCTCCAGGTCAGTGAACGCCTcgttcctctgcttcctgcttcagTGATCAGTGTTTTCAATCCCTGttctgtccagtctgtcctgcatcctgctgctgcttcgttCCTCAGTGTGGGTTCCTCTCGTTCTCAGCAGGTCTGACTGTGAGTCCCAGCAGATCTCAGTTCCTTCAAGGAgcctcagtgtctctgagctgtgaggaggacggATGGACAGTGTGGAGGAAGACcaaaagaagagagaggagtTCATGTGAAGACGGGTGGGGGAAAcctgctggttcctcctgtagcATCAGCTACATGTTTACCTGGGACAGTGGAGTTTACTGGTGTGAGtccagagagggagcagctggaagcagcatcaacatcacttcaggtgaatgtgtgtgtgtgtgtgtgtgtgtgtgtgtgtgtgtgtgtgtgtgtgtgtgtgtgtgtgtgcgtgcgtgcgtgcgtgcgtgcgtgcgtgcgtgcgtgcgtgcgtgcgtgcgtgcgtgcgtgtgtgtgtgtgtctcagatgctggactctgctctctgtgtccagatacagtggtcctccagagtccagtcctccCTGTGATGGAGGGACAGGACGTCACTCTGGGTTGTAGAACCAgcgctccctccaccctctcagcTAGTTTCTTTAAAGATGGCGTCTTCATCGGGACCGAGtccacaggtcacatgaccctcCGCCATGTTTCCCGCTCTGCTGAAGGCCTCTACAGGTGTAGCTTCAGAGGTGTTGGAGAGTCTCCACCCAGCTGGATCTCTGTCTCAGGTGAGGAGCTGAACTCTGCTTCCTGATTCAGCCTCATGTTCACCTGCTGGGACTCTCTCTACAGCTCCACCTACCAAGgcagctccgcccactgagGAAACTCCACCCAGAAGTGGAGCTCCGCCCATTTCCATcacctccctccagcttgtGGTCAGAGTTTTCTGCTACCTGGTGGTTTTCTCTCTGAACTCCATCTCCACTCTGCTCACGGTGTCTTTATATCAAGACAGAACCAAAGGTAACTAATTGACTAACTAACTAACCAATCGTATGATCAAGATTCAAGATTCTTTATTTGTCACCACTCAGTTTTCTGGGCAGCGAAATTGCAGCAGGTCCACTACAGTGCAATACAATTAAAAGTACTCCATAATAAATAGCAAATAGTCCACAATAGTAAGTACAAAACGTTGACAATAGTGAGTAAAGTGTTCTATAATaggtgaggaggagagggacTATATATAGAGTAATAAAGTTAGTTTGCTGTTTGTCTAAGGTAGTTGGATCGTCGGGTAAGGTATTGCACataggaataaataaatagttggCACTATTGGCACTACCCGATACGGGTACACGAGTGGTGGTGTCAATAGAGATGGTTCACAGTAATTTATCTAGCAGGTGTTCATGTTGAGTACCGTGTTCTATCTGcccaggggaagaagctgtttttgagtctgtttgtttcgCTGGTGATGGAGCTGACCCTTCCTCCAGAGGGCAGCATGCAGGACAGGTGGCGGACATCTCTCATGATTGCCTCGGCTCTGGTAGGACATCTAGAGTTGGCGATAGTGTCCTTGGGGGTGGGGTTCACCTTCTCCGCTGTTCTTCTGACCGCTGCAATCAACCAACAAACCCACCAACTGAacacccaaccaaccaatgaacgACCAGCACACTAACTAATAACCAGATGACTTTTCAATGATTGACAAACCAACGACTCAAGACATGAACGAACCAACTGAATCAGCCGATCTACTAACCGGTGAACCCATCTGAGCACCTGTCAGgactctctgtcctctctgtcctctctgtgtcctgCTTGTCTCTCCAAGCTTCCCTCAGTCTCTCATTGATCCCATCGTCCACTCCCCggtcagctcctcctccctgtgtgctgacagtgtgtccccctgtctctctc
The nucleotide sequence above comes from Salarias fasciatus chromosome 3, fSalaFa1.1, whole genome shotgun sequence. Encoded proteins:
- the LOC115382826 gene encoding uncharacterized protein LOC115382826 translates to MEGRRVLQLLCLTFTLISTTLPSLQAGLTVSPSRSQFLQGDSVSLSCEEDGWTVWRKTSRRQRSSCEDGWGKPAGSSCSIGYMFTWDSGVYWCESREGAAGSSINITVAVFPGRDTTSSPAGSLSVAPPTDVAPPKSGAPLTSLQLVITVVRHLVVFCPYFISTLLMVSIYRGRAKVRAAVRHVDWNQADWTMEGRRVLQLLCLTFTLISTTLPSPPAGLTVSPSRSQFLQGASVSLSCEEDGWTVWRKTKRRERSSCEDGWGKPAGSSCSISYMFTWDSGVYWCESREGAAGSSINITSDTVVLQSPVLPVMEGQDVTLGCRTSAPSTLSASFFKDGVFIGTESTGHMTLRHVSRSAEGLYRCSFRGVGESPPSWISVSAPPTKAAPPTEETPPRSGAPPISITSLQLVVRVFCYLVVFSLNSISTLLTVSLYQDRTKGEEAVFESVCFAGDGADPSSRGQHAGQVADISHDCLGSGNEQVVPMATPSG